Sequence from the Pseudomonas sp. LS.1a genome:
CTTATGCGTACTGTGTCGGGGATCCGGTAAATAGTACTGATCCTACGGGGCACTTTTCCCGTCGGGCACTCTTGTTAGCTACTTCAGCAGCCTTGGGGACAACATTAGCAGCAGTCGTTGCAGCGGCCGCTACGAAGTCCAAAACAGCCGAAATTATTGCAGGCGCTGCATTGGCTGCTACTTCTATTGTGGGTGCTTATATTGCTCTGAGGTCAAACAATATACGGCCACTAGTTGCACAGCTCTCGCAGCGCAGGCAGCGAACAGCAGTTGAACCTCCTCCCTACGACACACTCTTCCCCGAAGTTCCACCTCCGTCTTACGCGAATGCAACCCGTTCCACGGATATTGAAATGACCACATTCGCTAATATCGGAGACAGTCAGAGAGTCAGCATTCCCGGAGCTGCACCTCCCCCTTACCAGGTGGCTATGTCCGCTAGTAATGTTCGCAACCCGGAATGAAATTCAGGGTTCAATGACGGAGATCAGTTCGGCATTTTCAGCGCCTGCGCGGGCCTTTTCGCGGGTGAACCCGCTCCCACAGGTATTGAGCAAACCCTGAAGGCTGCAGATGATCCTGTGGGAGCGGGTTTACCCGCGAAGGGGCCGGTACAGGTCAGAGCTGCACTGAAGCCTTGTTCAGTCCCAGTTCAATGTCATCAATCAATGCTTTGGCAAAGCCACTGAGAATTCTCGCGGCGCTGCCGGCCAGGCGGTCATTTTCCATCTCGGCTTCAGTCGTCAGGTGATTGATGCACCCGAGCATTACGGAGAGTTCGGAGAAGGCATGGTTGAAGGGGATGTTGGCCTGGACGCGGAACAGGTCCATGCAGGTTTCGCGGCCGACGGTGCTGCTGTTTTTTGGGTGATTTGGAACGTGCGTTGTCATGGTCGGAATCCAATGTCGTTTATGGAACCGCCAGCTCATCTTTCTCACGGATAAGGGGTGGCAGCCGTACGCGGGGTGAGAAAACCGAGGACATTGAACCCGGCCAGGCCGAGGCCTGCCCACGCAAGGCCGCCATGACAGGAAGCCTGTTCAACATCGAGCGGGTTTCTCACACCCGGTCACCTTGGTTGGCGACTCGACGACGTTATCCCTGGGGCATTTCCCCAGCAACAGAGCAGCTTCCACACGGCTCGTAAGATAATTCCCAAGCCGATCCAACTGAAGCCTTTGGTTTGAGTTGATGAAAAGTCGTACGCCTTGAGGGCCCCTTCGCGGGTGAACCCGCTCCCACAGGGTTATGTGCAGCCTTCAGGACCTGTGCAATACCTGTGGGAGCGGGTTTACCCGCGAATGGGCCGGTACTGCCATCCACAAATCTCTGCCATATCCAGAAACCATCATCTACATAGCACCTGCATCTCAGCCACTACCCTTGAGAGGTCACCCGCTTTTCAAGGAAGAAGCCAATGTCGCGAGCCCAGTCTCACCTGCTTCGCCGTGGTCGCTATTCAGAACTTGGCCGGCTCTATCTGCTGACCACCGTCACCCACCAGCGCAAGCCACTGTTCCATGACTTCCACCATGCCCGGTTGGTCATTCACCAACTGCGGCAATCAGACCAGGAACACGCCTGCCGATCACTGGCTTGGGTGCTAATGCCGGACCATCTGCATTGGCTGATCGAGTTGAACGGTACGACGTTGGCCACCTTGATGCGCAGGTTCAAATCCAGGTCCAGTCTGGTTTTGCATCAGGCGGGGGTTGAGCAAGATCCGGTATGGCAGCCTGGGTATCAGGACCGGGCATTAAGAAGGGAAGAAAGCATGGTGCATGTCGCCAGGTACATTGTGGCCAACCCCTTGCGGGCAGGCCTGGTCAGGAGTGTCAGGGACTATCCACATTGGGATGCAGTCTGGCTTTGAATCGGTGTTGCGGCCTTCGCGGGTAAACCCGCTCCCACAGGGATCACCACTGACCTGAAGGCAGTGATGTCCTTGTGGGAGCGGGTTTACCCGCGAAGAGGCCGGGTCAGGCCGACGCAGCAACCTGCGCCGGGCGCTTGACCTGCGGCTGCGACGCGTTGGCCGCTGCACCCTCTTCGATGGCCTGCTGAATCGCCTTGCGACGGCGCTCTTCAGCCTGGCGGCTGAAGTACCAGACGAAGAAGGTCACCAACGACACCGACAGCAGGATCAGGCTGGCCACGGCGTTGATCTCCGGCTTCACGCCCAGGCGCACCGCCGAGAACACTTCCATCGGCAAGGTGGTCGAACCCGGGCCCGACACGAAGCTGGCCAGCACCAGGTCATCCAGCGACAGCGCGAACGACATCATGCCGCCCGCCGCCAGCGATGGCGCGATCATCGGGATGGTGATCAGGAAGAACACCTTCCACGGCTTGGCACCCAGGTCCATCGCCGCTTCCTCGATCGACAGGTCCAGCTCACGCAGGCGTGCCGACACCACCACCGCCACATACGCCGCACAGAACGTGGTGTGGGCGATCCAGATGGTGACGATGCCGCGCTCCTGCGGCCAGCCGATCATCTGCGCCATGGCCACGAACAGCAGCAACAGCGACAGGCCGGTGATCACCTCGGGCATTACCAGCGGTGCGGTGACCAGGCCACCGAACAGCGTGCGGCCCTTGAAGCGGGTCACCCGGGTCAGCACGAACGCCGCCAAGGTACCCAGCGCCACCGCAGCCACCGCCGTGTAACAGGCGATTTCCAGCGAACGCATCACCGAACCCATCAGCTGGGTGTTGTCGAGCAGGCCGACATACCACTTCACCGACCAGCCACCCCATACCGTCACCAGCTTGGAGGCGTTGAACGAGTAGATCACCAGGATCAGCATCGGCAGGTAGATGAACAGCAAGCCGAGCACCAGCATCAGCTTGGAGAAACTGAAGCGCTTCATGCCCTGCCCTCCATTTCTTTGGCCTGGCTGCGGTTGAACAGCAGGATCGGCACAATCAGGATCGCCAGCATTACCACCGCCAGCGCAGAGGCCACCGGCCAGTCACGGTTGTTGAAGAACTCTTGCCACAGCACCTTGCCGATCATCAGGGTTTCCGGGCCGCCGAGCAGTTCAGGAATCACGAACTCGCCCACCACCGGGATGAACACCAGCATGCAGCCGGCGATGATGCCGTTCTTCGACAGCGGCACGGTGATCTTCCAGAAGCTGTTGAAGGTGCTCGAACCCAGGTCCGAAGCGGCCTCGAGCAGACTCGGGTCGTGCTTCACCAGGTTGGCGAACAGCGGCAGGATCATGAATGGCAGGTACGAATAGACCACGCCGATGTACACCGCCAGGTTGGTGTTGAGGATCTGCAGCGGCTGGTCGATCAACCCGGTCCACAGCAGGAAGCCGTTGAGCAGGCCGTTGTTGCTGAGGATGCCCATCCAGGCATAGACGCGGATCAGGATCGCGGTCCAGGTCGGCATCATGATCAGCAACAGCAGGACTGTCTGCGTCTCCTTCTTGGCGTTGGCAATGGCGTAGGCCATCGGGTAGCCGATCAACAGGCACAGCAGGGTGCTGAAGAAGGCCATCTTCAGCGAGCCCAGGTAGGCCGAGATATACAGCTCATCCTCGGTCAGCAAGCCGTAGTTGGCCAGGTTGAGTACCAGCTGCAGCTTGTCTTCGACGTAGCTGTAGATCTCGGTATACGGCGGGATCGCCACGTCGGCTTCGGCGAAGCTGATCTTCAGCACGATGAAGAACGGCAGCATGAAGAACAGGAACAGCCAGATGAACGGCACGCCGATCACCAGATGCCGCCCCTCCGGGATGATGCGCTGGAGTGCTCGCTTGAGCTTGCGAGGTTTCATGACCGCAGTACCACGCCGCTGTCGTCTTCCCACCACACGTACACTTCATCGCCCCAGGTCGGGCGTGTGCCCTGGCGCTCGGCGTTGGCGACGAACGACTGGACGACCTTGCCGCTCGGCAGCTCGACGTAGAACACCGAATGGCCGCCCAGGTAGGCGATGTCGTGGATCTTGCCGCGCGACCAGTTGTGCTCGCAGGTCGGTTGCTGGGTGGTGACCAGCATCTTCTCCGGGCGCAGGGCGTAGGTGATGTGCTTGTCTTCCACCGAAGTGGTGATGCCGTGGCCGACATAGATCTTGCGCTCCAGCTCCGGGCTGGCAATGATCGCGTGGCCTTCGGCGTCGTCAACCACTTCACCTTCGAACAGGTTGACGCTACCGATGAACTCGCACACCAGGCGGCTGGTTGGGGTCTCGTAGATGTCCACTGGCGAGCCGATCTGGGCGATCCAGCCCAGGTGCATGATGGCGATGCGCTGGGCCATGGTCATGGCCTCTTCCTGATCGTGGGTCACCATCACGCAGGTCACACCCACGCGCTCGATGATCTCCACCAGTTCCAGCTGCATCTGCGAACGCAGTTTCTTGTCCAGTGCGCCCATCGGCTCGTCGAGCAGCAGCAGCTTGGGGCGCTTGGCCAAGGAGCGGGCCAGAGCCACGCGCTGGCGCTGGCCGCCGGACAGCTGGTGCGGCTTGCGCTTGGCGTACTGGGTCATGTGCACCAGCTTGAGCATCTCGGCCACGCGGGCGTCGATCTCGGCCTTGGGCATCTTGTCCTGCTGCAGGCCGAAGGCGATGTTCTGCGCCACGGTCATGTGCGGGAACAGCGCGTAGGACTGGAACATCATGTTGATCGGCCGCTCGTAGGGCGGCATGTCGGTGATGTCGACGCCATCGAGGAGGATCCGCCCTTCGGTCGGGCGCTCGAAGCCGGCCAGCATGCGCAGCAAGGTGGACTTGCCAGAACCGGAGCCACCCAGC
This genomic interval carries:
- a CDS encoding DUF3077 domain-containing protein, whose amino-acid sequence is MTTHVPNHPKNSSTVGRETCMDLFRVQANIPFNHAFSELSVMLGCINHLTTEAEMENDRLAGSAARILSGFAKALIDDIELGLNKASVQL
- the potA gene encoding polyamine ABC transporter ATP-binding protein, translated to MAVASGAYKKALEGGQQPKQVLVKIDRVTKKFDETVAVDDVSLEIRKGEIFALLGGSGSGKSTLLRMLAGFERPTEGRILLDGVDITDMPPYERPINMMFQSYALFPHMTVAQNIAFGLQQDKMPKAEIDARVAEMLKLVHMTQYAKRKPHQLSGGQRQRVALARSLAKRPKLLLLDEPMGALDKKLRSQMQLELVEIIERVGVTCVMVTHDQEEAMTMAQRIAIMHLGWIAQIGSPVDIYETPTSRLVCEFIGSVNLFEGEVVDDAEGHAIIASPELERKIYVGHGITTSVEDKHITYALRPEKMLVTTQQPTCEHNWSRGKIHDIAYLGGHSVFYVELPSGKVVQSFVANAERQGTRPTWGDEVYVWWEDDSGVVLRS
- a CDS encoding REP-associated tyrosine transposase; protein product: MSRAQSHLLRRGRYSELGRLYLLTTVTHQRKPLFHDFHHARLVIHQLRQSDQEHACRSLAWVLMPDHLHWLIELNGTTLATLMRRFKSRSSLVLHQAGVEQDPVWQPGYQDRALRREESMVHVARYIVANPLRAGLVRSVRDYPHWDAVWL
- a CDS encoding ABC transporter permease subunit — protein: MPEGRHLVIGVPFIWLFLFFMLPFFIVLKISFAEADVAIPPYTEIYSYVEDKLQLVLNLANYGLLTEDELYISAYLGSLKMAFFSTLLCLLIGYPMAYAIANAKKETQTVLLLLIMMPTWTAILIRVYAWMGILSNNGLLNGFLLWTGLIDQPLQILNTNLAVYIGVVYSYLPFMILPLFANLVKHDPSLLEAASDLGSSTFNSFWKITVPLSKNGIIAGCMLVFIPVVGEFVIPELLGGPETLMIGKVLWQEFFNNRDWPVASALAVVMLAILIVPILLFNRSQAKEMEGRA
- a CDS encoding RHS repeat-associated core domain-containing protein — protein: MAAAKSLRRFYQNGRVSTELGGSVSRSIFRHQGSLLAQCTSGAEVSRSIMTVNNTNTVMSEFGHAGKVQFAYTPYGRRPAQSEANNPLAFNGEQLDTATGGYLLGNGYRLFSPTHKRFCSPDNSSPFDEGGPNAYAYCVGDPVNSTDPTGHFSRRALLLATSAALGTTLAAVVAAAATKSKTAEIIAGAALAATSIVGAYIALRSNNIRPLVAQLSQRRQRTAVEPPPYDTLFPEVPPPSYANATRSTDIEMTTFANIGDSQRVSIPGAAPPPYQVAMSASNVRNPE
- a CDS encoding ABC transporter permease subunit; protein product: MKRFSFSKLMLVLGLLFIYLPMLILVIYSFNASKLVTVWGGWSVKWYVGLLDNTQLMGSVMRSLEIACYTAVAAVALGTLAAFVLTRVTRFKGRTLFGGLVTAPLVMPEVITGLSLLLLFVAMAQMIGWPQERGIVTIWIAHTTFCAAYVAVVVSARLRELDLSIEEAAMDLGAKPWKVFFLITIPMIAPSLAAGGMMSFALSLDDLVLASFVSGPGSTTLPMEVFSAVRLGVKPEINAVASLILLSVSLVTFFVWYFSRQAEERRRKAIQQAIEEGAAANASQPQVKRPAQVAASA